The genomic stretch GCCACGTGCACGATCAATCCGCTCGATCCGCCGACGAACAATCCTTCCTCGCGCGTCAGCCGGCGCGCCATCGCGAACGACTCCTTGTCGCTCACCGTCATGAAGTCGTCGATCACGCCCATGTCGAGCGTCCCGGGAATCTTGTCCTGGCCAATCCCCTCGACCTTGTAGGGGACGCCCTCCGGCTTTCCTTCGCCCTTCGTGCGCCACATCTCGGCCAGGATCGACCCGACCGGATCGCCGGCGATGATTTGAATTCTTGAATTCTTCTCTTTTAAATACCGTCCGACGCCGGTGATGGTACCCCCGGTGCCCGCCGCGTAGACGAAGTGCGTCACTTTGCCCTTGGTCTGCTCCCAGATTTCGGGACCGGTCGTCTCGTAGTGCGCGCGCGGATTCGCGTCGTTGTAAAACTGGTTGGCGAGAATCGCGTTCGGCGTCTCGTGCGCGATGCGCTTCGCCATCATCACGTAGTTGTCGGGATGATCCGGCGGTACCGCCGTCGGCGTCACGATCACCTCGGCGCCGAACGCCTTGAGCAGCCGCACTTTCTCCTGCGACATCTTGTCGGGCATCGTGAAGATGCACTTGTAGCCCTTCGCGCGCGCCGCGAGCGCGAGCCCGATGCCCGTGTTGCCGCTCGTGCCTTCGACAATCGTACCGCCCGGCTTGAGCCGCCCCTCGACCTCCGCCTGCGCGATGATCGGCGCGCCGATGCGATCCTTGATCGAGCCGCCGGGATTGAAGATCTCCGCCTTCGCATAGACAGGCGTGCGAATGCCGCGTGTAACGCGCGTCAATCGAATGAGCGGCGTCCAGCCAATCAGGTCGTTGACGTCGTCAAAGGGCGTGAGATTGCGGGGTGGTGTCATTGGTTTAGGATCGTGTCGCCCGGCAATGGCCGCGCCTCGGGATGGCGGAAAAACACCGGAAAGAGCACCGTGACCGGCACCGCCTCTCCGTGCAGCTTGGCCGGCACGAATCGCAACTCGCTCGCTCCGCGCAACGCCGCGCTGTCGAGCGCCGGAAATCCACTCGGCTCCTCGACGCGCGTCGAGTCGGCGGACACACGACCGTCGCGATCGATGAACAGCTTGAGCGTCACATTGCCCTGCACCTTTCGCGCGTAGAGCGCCGCCGGATACTTGAACGGCAGCCCGGACGCAACGAGGGCGGGAAGCTCGTCGGGCGCTGGGCGTTGCGTGCTGGGCGATGGGCGATGTTGGTCGCGCTTGCATGCCATCGTCACGCTCAGCAGGGAGAGAACGGCCCATCGCATCATAGCGGGAAATCTATCCCGCCCCCGACGCTCAGCGCGAACGCTTCGCCTCGTCCGCCAGGCGCGCGAGAATCGTCAGCGCGTCGATTGGCGTGATCATATTGACGTCGAGCGATGCCAGCCGTTCGACAACAGGATGCGGTGCCGCGAACAGGCCGAGTTGGTCCGAGGGCGCCGGCGGGTTTGCGCGGTTCCGAATGCCCGTTTCGCGTTTCCCCACCAGATGCTCGCCCTCCAGCACCGCCAGAATCTCTCGCGCCCGCTCGATGACGCCGCGCGGGAGTCCGGCAAGGCGGCCCACCTCGATTCCGTACGATCGGTCGGCCCCGCCCGCCTGCAATCGATGCAGAAACAGAATCTGATCTCCGACTTCGCGAACCGCGACGTTATAGTTACGAAGTGATACTAATTCGTCGGAGAGTTGGGTAAGCTCATGATAGTGCGTCGCGAACACGGTTTTGCAGCCGACGCCGTCGTGCAGGTGTTCCGTCACCGCCCAGGCGATCGACACACCGTCGTACGTCGCCGTGCCGCGGCCGATCTCGTCGAGCAACACTAGACTGCGCTTCGTCGCCGTGTGCAGGATCGCGCTCGTCTCGCTCATCTCGACCATGAACGTCGATTGGCCGCGTACGAGATTGTCGCTCGCGCCGACGCGCGTGAAGATGCGGTCGCACACGCCGATCGTGGCCGCGCTCGCCGGCACGAAGCTGCCGATCTGCGCCATCAGCACGATCAATCCGATCTGTCGCAGCACGGTGGACTTGCCGGCCATGTTCGGGCCGGTGAGGATGATCATCCGCGCGTCGTCGGTGAGCGAAAGATCATTCGGGATGAACTTGTCGCGCGGCATCATGCGCTCGACCACGGGATGCCGCCCCGCCGTGATCTCGAGCGCAAATTCATCGCTGATCACCGGGCGCACGTAGCCTTCACGCGCCGCCACATCCGCCAACGTGCTCAACACGTCGAGCTCGGCGATCGCGCGCGCGATCTGCTGGAGCCGAGCAATCTCCTTCCCCGCCGCGGATCGCACGGCGTCGAAGAGCTCGCGCTCGCGCGATTCGATCCGCTCCGCCGCGGTCAGCACGCGCTCCTCGTACTCCTTGAGCGCCGGCGTCACGAATCGCTCGCCTGACGTGATCGTCTGCCGCCGCTGAAAGTCCGGCGGCACGAGATGCAGGTTCGAGTTCGTGACTTCGATGTAGTAGCCGAACACTTTGTTGAAGCCGACTTTGAGCGATGCGATACCGGTGCGTGTGCGCTCATCGGCCTGAATGCGTGCGATCGCATCCTTCCCGCCGTCGCGCAAGTCGCACAATGCGTCGAGGTCGGCGTCGAAGCCGCGGGCGATCACTGCATCCTCGCCAATCGCGATCGGCGGGCGCTCGACGAGCGTCGAACAAATACGCGACGCCAATTCTGCCGCATCGTCCCATCGCTCGAGAATGTCGGCGAGACGTCCGCTTGCCGCGACGCGATGCAGCGTATCGGCCACCGCGGGTAACGCACACAGCGAGTCGCCCAGCGCGCGGAGCTCGCGCGGCGTGCTGCGTCCGGCGGCCGCCTTCGCGCCAAGTCGCTCGATGTCGCGCACGTCGTCGATGGCGTCGCGCAGCGCCTGGCACGCGATGACGGTGCCGGCGAACGTCGAGACGGCATCCAGACGCGACTCGATCGAGGTACGCTCGGTGAGCGGCGCGAGAATCCATTGCCGCAGCAAACGCGCTCCCATCGGCGTCGCGGTGCGATCGAGCACCGACAGGAGCGTTCCTTCCGTTCCGCCGCCGCGCAGGGATTCCACCAGCTCGAGATTGCGCCGTGTCATTTCATCGAGCGGCATCACGCCGCCAGGCCGCTCGACGATCGGGCGCGCGAGTTGCGGCACCCCGCTCGGCTGCAGCTCGCGCAGGTAGCGCAGCAACGCACCTGCCGCCCCCACGACGAGCGTGTCGTCCGCGGCGAGACCGAGTCCGTCGAGCGACAGCACGCCGTATTGGCGCGTGAGATCTTCGCGCGCGAGAGGTTCGTCGAATTCCCACGCGTCTCGTTCCGTGACGAGAGCGTCTTGCCGGTAATCGGGAATCGGGAGTCGCGAGTCGGTTGAGACGAGGATTTCGCGCGGCGAGAGGCGCGCCATCAGTGCATCCATGTCGATCGCGCGAGCGAGGATCAACCGCAGCTCGCCCGTCGAGATGTCGGCTGCGGCAACGCCGACGAAATCACCGATCGCCGACTTCAACGCCACCACGAAGTTGTTCCGCGCCCCATCCAGCAAATCATCCGAGAACGCCGCGCCCGGGGTCACCGTCTCGATGACTTCTCGTCTCACCACGCCTTTCGCGACTTTCGGATCTTCGACCTGCTCGCAGATGGCGACACGAAAGCCTTGCTGCACGAGCCGGCGGACGTAGTCGCCCGCTGCCTTCACCGGCACGCCCGCGAGCGGCACGTCGGATGCGCCGCCGTTGTTCCGCGACGTCAGCGTGAGACCGAGGACGCGGGAGGCTGTTTCAGCATCCTCATAAAACATCTCATAAAACTCGCCCATGCGGAAAAACAGGATCGCGTTTTGGTGGCGGCCCTTGATCTCGCGATACTGCTGCATGAGCGGCGTCGGCGACGTCATCGTCGTCACTTGTCGTCGCGGCCGATGTCGGTGACGAACGTCGTGATCTTTTTCTCTTTGAGCACTTTCTGCTCGGTGGCCGCGGCCGCGCGCGTCGGATATCGGCCAATGCGCACGCGATACAACTTCCCGCTCGGCACCACGCGCGCGTCGAGCTTGCGTGCCTTGAGCCGCTTCGCGAGCGCCTCGGCATCCGCGCGCGACGTGTAGGCGGCCACCTGGAGCGTGAACTTCGCTGTCGCGTCCGACCGCTCTCGCCGCCCGGTATCTCGCGACGGAGAAGAGACCGACGGCGGCGCGATCGGCACCGCGCCCCGCGGACTCACGTCGTTTGCGATGCAGCGCGGTGAGTAGTACTCGAGCTTGTTTCGATTTTCAACGTCCGACCGTGGTACTTCGCTCAACGCATTTCGCAGCGCCGAACACGCGCTCGGCAACCGATTCAGATCGAACAGCATCGGCACCAGCTGCATGTGCGCGC from Gemmatimonadaceae bacterium encodes the following:
- a CDS encoding energy transducer TonB, with translation MMRWAVLSLLSVTMACKRDQHRPSPSTQRPAPDELPALVASGLPFKYPAALYARKVQGNVTLKLFIDRDGRVSADSTRVEEPSGFPALDSAALRGASELRFVPAKLHGEAVPVTVLFPVFFRHPEARPLPGDTILNQ
- a CDS encoding pyridoxal-phosphate dependent enzyme, whose translation is MTPPRNLTPFDDVNDLIGWTPLIRLTRVTRGIRTPVYAKAEIFNPGGSIKDRIGAPIIAQAEVEGRLKPGGTIVEGTSGNTGIGLALAARAKGYKCIFTMPDKMSQEKVRLLKAFGAEVIVTPTAVPPDHPDNYVMMAKRIAHETPNAILANQFYNDANPRAHYETTGPEIWEQTKGKVTHFVYAAGTGGTITGVGRYLKEKNSRIQIIAGDPVGSILAEMWRTKGEGKPEGVPYKVEGIGQDKIPGTLDMGVIDDFMTVSDKESFAMARRLTREEGLFVGGSSGLIVHVALHVARRLDDPNALVVAPLPDTGERYLSKLYNDEWMRENQLLEADRTTLSMLLEHKSRGDGDTPVIVSVAPGTTVRQALRLMSLHNVSQLPVMDGTNCVGSVSDWSLSAKSLDDTKLLDATVSQIMDAPFPVVEVGQPVDAVAKLLSKSNPAVLVRSNGAVQGIVTRSDMLNYLMAR
- the mutS gene encoding DNA mismatch repair protein MutS, which produces MTSPTPLMQQYREIKGRHQNAILFFRMGEFYEMFYEDAETASRVLGLTLTSRNNGGASDVPLAGVPVKAAGDYVRRLVQQGFRVAICEQVEDPKVAKGVVRREVIETVTPGAAFSDDLLDGARNNFVVALKSAIGDFVGVAAADISTGELRLILARAIDMDALMARLSPREILVSTDSRLPIPDYRQDALVTERDAWEFDEPLAREDLTRQYGVLSLDGLGLAADDTLVVGAAGALLRYLRELQPSGVPQLARPIVERPGGVMPLDEMTRRNLELVESLRGGGTEGTLLSVLDRTATPMGARLLRQWILAPLTERTSIESRLDAVSTFAGTVIACQALRDAIDDVRDIERLGAKAAAGRSTPRELRALGDSLCALPAVADTLHRVAASGRLADILERWDDAAELASRICSTLVERPPIAIGEDAVIARGFDADLDALCDLRDGGKDAIARIQADERTRTGIASLKVGFNKVFGYYIEVTNSNLHLVPPDFQRRQTITSGERFVTPALKEYEERVLTAAERIESRERELFDAVRSAAGKEIARLQQIARAIAELDVLSTLADVAAREGYVRPVISDEFALEITAGRHPVVERMMPRDKFIPNDLSLTDDARMIILTGPNMAGKSTVLRQIGLIVLMAQIGSFVPASAATIGVCDRIFTRVGASDNLVRGQSTFMVEMSETSAILHTATKRSLVLLDEIGRGTATYDGVSIAWAVTEHLHDGVGCKTVFATHYHELTQLSDELVSLRNYNVAVREVGDQILFLHRLQAGGADRSYGIEVGRLAGLPRGVIERAREILAVLEGEHLVGKRETGIRNRANPPAPSDQLGLFAAPHPVVERLASLDVNMITPIDALTILARLADEAKRSR
- a CDS encoding SPOR domain-containing protein; the encoded protein is MRFVVLLCAAASIAGAQTSSGADAVFARAKQLVVSGNGAAGRVLIDSVLAANNSDSPVYADALYWRAALAATPQDAERDYRRLVVEYPLASKTGDALFQLAQLETARGDRISASEHLQEYLLDNPKAADRQRAHMQLVPMLFDLNRLPSACSALRNALSEVPRSDVENRNKLEYYSPRCIANDVSPRGAVPIAPPSVSSPSRDTGRRERSDATAKFTLQVAAYTSRADAEALAKRLKARKLDARVVPSGKLYRVRIGRYPTRAAAATEQKVLKEKKITTFVTDIGRDDK